Proteins found in one Desulfovibrio sp. genomic segment:
- a CDS encoding transporter associated domain-containing protein: MWDLAWVTDPAAWAGLGTLVLLEVVLGVDNLVFISILVNKLPQEKKRQAFMTGLGLALLMRMVLLAFMARLVALTDPLFTLGGHGYSARDLILMAGGVFLLLKGTMELHDRLEGHAGRFDTSGPQAGYWQVIFQIIILDAVFSLDSIITSVGMVDHVFIMMLAVLAAMVIMVLAAAPLLEFVERHPTVIVLCLGFLLMIGLSLLADGLGYHIPKGYMYAAIGFSVLVEACNQWALRSRRRRYSMRDMRESTARVILNLLGGGVPGGGEAQLEAAALAGDAGGQLFAPMERDMVARVIRLGGRTARFIMIPRQRVDWLDSNADRATVTRFAAASRLAWLPVQRRDTDEVLGVVHPGEILQQEQQGIGNREWNLKTYVRPAPTIFEHTPLTTLLEDFRTNPAPLAFVRDEYGSVVGIITPAELLSVLAGQMGDMPAGPEVCRRPDGSWVLPGRLAVDLFASWLGVSLPRRLCSATLGGLIMERLGRIPEKGARLRYQGWDLEITRMDRRRIDEVRAVKLLLPHTEGKKRKK; this comes from the coding sequence ATGTGGGATCTGGCATGGGTAACTGACCCCGCAGCCTGGGCTGGCCTGGGTACGCTGGTGCTGCTGGAAGTGGTGCTGGGCGTAGACAACCTGGTTTTTATTTCCATACTTGTGAACAAGCTGCCGCAGGAAAAGAAGCGTCAGGCCTTCATGACCGGCCTTGGGCTTGCCCTGCTCATGCGTATGGTGCTGCTGGCCTTCATGGCGCGGCTGGTTGCCCTTACCGACCCCCTGTTTACCCTGGGGGGGCACGGCTATTCTGCCCGCGATCTTATCCTTATGGCTGGGGGCGTGTTCTTGCTGCTCAAGGGCACAATGGAACTGCACGACAGGCTTGAAGGCCACGCGGGCAGGTTCGATACCAGCGGGCCGCAGGCAGGCTATTGGCAGGTAATTTTTCAGATCATCATTCTGGATGCCGTGTTCTCGCTGGATTCCATCATTACATCCGTGGGCATGGTGGACCACGTGTTCATTATGATGCTGGCGGTGCTGGCGGCCATGGTCATCATGGTGCTTGCCGCAGCCCCCCTGCTGGAATTTGTGGAGCGCCACCCCACGGTCATTGTGCTGTGCCTGGGTTTTCTGCTGATGATCGGTCTGAGCCTGCTGGCCGATGGCCTCGGCTACCACATTCCCAAGGGCTATATGTACGCGGCCATTGGGTTCTCTGTACTGGTGGAGGCCTGCAACCAGTGGGCCTTGCGTAGCCGCCGCAGGCGCTACAGCATGCGCGATATGCGCGAATCCACGGCACGGGTCATCCTGAACCTGCTCGGCGGGGGCGTGCCCGGCGGCGGCGAGGCGCAGCTGGAGGCAGCGGCGCTGGCCGGTGACGCCGGGGGGCAGCTCTTTGCTCCCATGGAGCGGGACATGGTAGCCCGCGTGATCCGCCTTGGCGGGCGCACTGCACGTTTTATCATGATCCCGCGTCAGCGCGTGGACTGGCTGGACAGCAATGCCGACCGCGCCACGGTCACGCGTTTTGCGGCGGCCTCGCGCCTTGCCTGGCTGCCTGTGCAGCGGCGCGATACGGACGAAGTGCTGGGAGTGGTGCACCCTGGTGAAATCCTGCAACAGGAGCAACAGGGTATAGGCAACCGCGAGTGGAATCTGAAAACCTACGTGCGGCCCGCGCCCACCATATTCGAGCACACGCCGCTGACGACCCTGCTGGAGGATTTTCGTACCAATCCCGCGCCCCTGGCCTTTGTGCGGGATGAATACGGCAGTGTTGTGGGCATCATCACCCCTGCGGAACTGTTGAGCGTGCTTGCGGGCCAGATGGGCGACATGCCCGCCGGGCCGGAGGTTTGCCGCAGGCCTGACGGCAGTTGGGTTCTGCCGGGGCGTCTGGCTGTTGACCTATTTGCAAGCTGGCTTGGGGTGAGCCTGCCGCGCCGTCTGTGCAGCGCCACCCTCGGGGGGCTCATCATGGAGCGCCTTGGCCGCATACCGGAAAAAGGCGCGCGCTTGCGCTATCAAGGCTGGGATCTGGAGATAACCCGCATGGATCGCCGCCGTATTGACGAAGTGC
- the tsf gene encoding translation elongation factor Ts: MAITAQLVKELRDMTAAGMMDCKKALVEVEGDLEKAVDWLRQKGMAKAAKKSGRATSEGLVTVAATADNMHIAMGSLLCETDFVARGEQFQTMATRVTQVILEKAPADAAALEALLGEEVTQLIASVGENMQLGKFARFSKKSANDVVGQYVHANSKIGVLVYLTCGKAESAAKPEVLELAKNLAMQVAAASPLALDAASLDQAAVEREREVYRQKAIEEGKPAQIVDKIADGAVKKFQKEVCLMEQPYIRDDKKTISDIVRETGKTIGDEISVTGFERIQLAAE, from the coding sequence ATGGCTATCACTGCACAATTGGTTAAAGAACTGCGCGACATGACCGCCGCAGGCATGATGGACTGCAAGAAAGCCCTGGTGGAAGTGGAAGGCGACCTGGAAAAGGCCGTTGACTGGCTGCGTCAGAAGGGCATGGCCAAGGCTGCCAAAAAGTCTGGCCGCGCCACCAGCGAAGGCCTCGTGACCGTGGCCGCCACTGCCGACAACATGCACATCGCCATGGGTTCGCTGCTTTGCGAAACCGACTTTGTGGCTCGCGGCGAACAGTTCCAGACCATGGCCACCCGCGTGACCCAGGTTATCCTTGAAAAGGCTCCTGCCGACGCCGCCGCTCTTGAAGCCCTTCTGGGCGAAGAAGTGACCCAGCTCATCGCCTCCGTGGGCGAAAACATGCAGCTTGGCAAGTTTGCCCGCTTCAGCAAAAAGAGCGCCAACGACGTGGTGGGTCAGTATGTCCACGCCAACAGCAAGATCGGCGTACTTGTGTACCTGACCTGCGGCAAGGCCGAAAGCGCCGCCAAGCCCGAAGTGCTGGAACTGGCCAAAAACCTCGCCATGCAGGTTGCCGCCGCCAGCCCCCTGGCCCTTGACGCCGCCAGCCTTGATCAGGCCGCTGTGGAGCGTGAACGCGAAGTTTACCGCCAGAAGGCCATTGAAGAAGGCAAGCCCGCCCAGATCGTGGACAAGATTGCCGACGGCGCGGTGAAGAAGTTCCAGAAGGAAGTCTGCCTCATGGAACAGCCCTACATCCGCGACGACAAGAAGACCATTTCCGACATCGTGCGCGAAACGGGCAAGACCATCGGCGACGAAATCTCCGTCACCGGTTTCGAGCGCATCCAGCTTGCTGCCGAATAG
- a CDS encoding DUF2079 domain-containing protein produces MNCKSCTGGSALAEKLVLWYIPLAFAALFIWGSVLQMRSFVINDADFGYFITQIWRVWNGWDWQAPFSNVYEGKPFYAHHCTPLTALLAPLVGPWKSPYPLSVLQGVAVGSMAFILPRLVRTLHEEAEGDTPSGNWVWTAGFALLLFFFSRPVLTPWSRQVHYTTLVTPMLMLAVLMLHKRRWWALAGCCLVVFLAQERAAPSIFCLGMYAFLLLGQRRVGAVLCLCSGLWFVTATKVWLPYMRQLAGAGTGYAFSHFVDVRGQWDLKLRYYIQLLAYSWFLPLLGRKALLCLLCTLPYLAMVAVSGYSQMWAMAGQYEDLPGVFLMLAICHACMWVQGKLRPAVWKKFLPVAGAAMAVIMLATQTGWYNPAVTVARLLQHPDAQAHARLREALGQLPDFPPTVRVWAQSGLGPHVFYPYQRYTADISHMDGPLDDSVVMISPYAGTAYLAGGGGGVSREEFERAAAFFDAHPDLVRVKNSDVLVIYAGKGLSETRPELVQGLNR; encoded by the coding sequence ATGAACTGCAAGTCCTGTACAGGCGGGTCTGCACTGGCGGAAAAGCTGGTGCTCTGGTACATTCCTCTGGCTTTTGCCGCCTTGTTCATATGGGGCAGCGTGTTGCAGATGCGCAGCTTTGTCATCAATGATGCGGATTTTGGCTACTTTATTACGCAGATCTGGCGGGTCTGGAACGGCTGGGACTGGCAGGCTCCTTTTTCCAACGTCTATGAGGGCAAGCCCTTTTACGCCCACCATTGCACCCCCCTGACGGCCCTGCTGGCCCCCCTTGTGGGGCCGTGGAAGAGCCCGTACCCTCTCAGCGTTCTGCAAGGCGTGGCGGTGGGGTCAATGGCCTTCATTCTGCCCCGGCTGGTGCGTACCCTGCATGAAGAAGCGGAAGGCGATACGCCTTCCGGCAACTGGGTGTGGACGGCAGGTTTTGCGCTGCTTCTTTTCTTTTTTTCCCGTCCGGTGCTCACGCCGTGGTCGCGGCAGGTTCACTATACAACACTCGTCACACCCATGCTCATGCTGGCCGTGCTCATGCTGCACAAGCGCCGCTGGTGGGCGCTGGCCGGATGCTGCCTTGTGGTCTTTCTGGCGCAGGAGCGCGCCGCGCCCAGTATTTTCTGCCTGGGCATGTATGCCTTTTTGCTGTTGGGGCAGCGGCGTGTCGGCGCGGTTTTATGCCTGTGTTCCGGCCTGTGGTTTGTCACCGCAACAAAAGTATGGCTGCCCTACATGCGCCAGCTTGCGGGCGCGGGCACGGGCTATGCCTTCAGCCATTTTGTAGATGTGCGCGGGCAGTGGGATCTCAAACTGCGATACTATATCCAGTTGTTGGCGTACTCGTGGTTTTTGCCCCTGCTTGGGCGCAAGGCCTTGCTCTGCCTGCTGTGCACGTTGCCCTATCTCGCCATGGTGGCTGTTTCCGGCTACAGCCAGATGTGGGCTATGGCCGGGCAGTATGAGGATTTGCCCGGTGTGTTCCTGATGCTGGCCATCTGCCACGCCTGCATGTGGGTGCAGGGCAAACTTCGCCCCGCCGTGTGGAAAAAGTTTCTGCCCGTCGCCGGGGCGGCGATGGCCGTCATCATGCTGGCTACGCAGACGGGTTGGTACAATCCGGCTGTGACAGTGGCCCGGCTGCTGCAACACCCCGATGCTCAGGCCCATGCGCGCCTTCGCGAAGCTCTGGGGCAGTTGCCGGATTTCCCCCCGACTGTGCGTGTGTGGGCGCAGTCAGGCCTTGGGCCGCACGTATTTTATCCCTACCAGCGCTATACCGCCGACATATCGCACATGGACGGCCCGCTGGACGACAGCGTGGTGATGATTTCACCCTATGCGGGCACGGCCTACCTTGCCGGCGGCGGGGGCGGGGTGTCGCGTGAGGAATTTGAGCGGGCGGCAGCGTTTTTTGACGCGCATCCCGATCTTGTTCGCGTAAAAAATAGTGATGTTCTGGTAATTTATGCAGGAAAGGGGCTGAGCGAAACCCGGCCCGAGCTTGTGCAGGGGCTGAACCGTTAG
- the rpsB gene encoding 30S ribosomal protein S2, whose protein sequence is MAYVSMKQMLETGVHFGHQTRRWNPKMRPYIFGARNGIHIIDLQQTVKLFRVAYDKVVDTVAKGGKVLFIGTKRQAQEAVAAEAGRAGQFHVTNRWMGGTLTNFVTIQKSVDRLKKLEAMFGDGTINRYQKKEILLLEREMKKLEETLGGIKNMDRIPQLAFIIDPHREDIAVKECRKLGIPIVAVTDTNCDPDVIDYIIPGNDDAIRAIKLFVAAFAEACMEGEAMNKDHKGEVVNAEEAMQKAEAVASAPEAAPAE, encoded by the coding sequence ATGGCTTATGTCAGCATGAAGCAAATGCTGGAAACCGGCGTGCATTTCGGTCACCAGACCCGCCGCTGGAATCCCAAGATGCGTCCTTACATCTTTGGCGCCCGCAACGGCATCCATATCATCGACCTGCAGCAGACCGTCAAGCTGTTCCGCGTCGCCTACGACAAAGTGGTCGACACTGTTGCCAAGGGCGGCAAGGTGCTGTTCATCGGTACCAAGCGTCAGGCTCAGGAAGCCGTGGCCGCTGAGGCTGGCCGCGCCGGTCAGTTCCACGTGACCAACCGTTGGATGGGCGGCACGCTCACCAACTTTGTCACCATCCAGAAGAGCGTGGACCGTCTGAAGAAGCTGGAAGCCATGTTTGGCGACGGCACCATCAATCGCTACCAGAAGAAGGAAATTCTGCTTCTGGAACGCGAAATGAAAAAGCTCGAGGAAACCCTTGGCGGTATCAAGAACATGGACCGCATTCCCCAGCTAGCCTTTATCATCGACCCGCACCGTGAAGACATCGCCGTGAAGGAATGCCGCAAGCTCGGTATCCCGATCGTGGCCGTGACCGACACCAACTGCGATCCCGATGTCATTGACTACATCATCCCCGGCAACGACGACGCCATCCGCGCCATCAAGCTGTTTGTGGCTGCTTTCGCCGAAGCCTGCATGGAAGGCGAAGCCATGAACAAGGATCACAAGGGCGAAGTCGTCAACGCCGAAGAAGCCATGCAGAAGGCCGAAGCCGTCGCCTCCGCTCCGGAAGCCGCTCCCGCCGAATAG